The Odocoileus virginianus isolate 20LAN1187 ecotype Illinois chromosome 3, Ovbor_1.2, whole genome shotgun sequence genome includes a window with the following:
- the S1PR4 gene encoding sphingosine 1-phosphate receptor 4, translating to MNATGTPTGDPESCQLLAAGGHSRLIVLHYNHSGRLAGRAGAEEAGLGVLRGLFVAVSCLVVLENLLVLVAIASRMRSRRWVYYCLVNITLSDLLTGAAYLANVLLSGAHTFRLAPSQWFLREGLLFMALAASTFSLLFTAGERFATMVRPVAESGATKRGRVCSFIGLCWLLAALLGLLPLLGWNCVCAFQRCSSLLPLYSKDYILFCVVVFACILATIMMLYGAIFRVVRANGQKAPSTPARRKARRLLKTVLMILVAFVVCWGPLFGLLLADIFGSNVWAQEYLRGMDWILALAVLNSAVNPIIYSFRSREVCRAVVGFLCGACLRLGLRGPGDCLAQAVEAHSAASNTDSSLRPRDSFRGSRSHSFRMREPLTSVSSVRSV from the coding sequence ATGAACGCCACGGGGACCCCGACGGGGGACCCCGAGTCCTGCCAGCTGCTGGCGGCCGGCGGGCACAGCCGGCTCATCGTCCTGCACTACAACCACTCGGGGCGGCTGGCGGGGCGCGCCGGAGCGGAGGAGGCCGGCCTGGGGGTGCTGCGAGGGCTGTTCGTGGCCGTGAGCTGcctggtggtgctggagaacctGCTGGTGCTGGTGGCCATCGCCAGCCGCATGCGCTCGCGGCGCTGGGTCTACTACTGCCTGGTGAACATCACGCTCAGCGACCTGCTCACCGGCGCCGCGTACCTGGCCAACGTGCTGCTGTCGGGCGCGCACACCTTCCGCCTGGCGCCGTCCCAGTGGTTCCTGCGCGAGGGCCTGCTCTTCATGGCGCTGGCCGCCTCCACCTTCAGCCTGCTCTTCACGGCCGGCGAGCGTTTCGCCACCATGGTGCGGCCGGTGGCCGAGAGCGGGGCCACCAAGCGGGGCCGCGTGTGCAGCTTCATCGGGCTGTGCTGGCTGCTGGCCGCGCTGCTCGGCCTGCTGCCCCTGCTCGGCTGGAACTGCGTGTGCGCCTTCCAGCGCTGCTCCAGTCTCCTCCCGCTCTACTCCAAGGACTACATCCTCTTCTGCGTGGTGGTCTTCGCTTGCATCCTGGCCACCATCATGATGCTTTACGGGGCCATCTTCCGAGTGGTGCGCGCCAACGGGCAGAAGGCGCCCAGCACCCCGGCGCGCCGCAAGGCCCGCCGGCTGCTCAAGACGGTACTCATGATCCTGGTGGCCTTCGTGGTGTGCTGGGGCCCACTCTTCGGCCTGCTGCTGGCTGACATCTTCGGCTCCAACGTCTGGGCGCAGGAGTACCTGCGGGGCATGGACTGGATCCTGGCGCTGGCCGTGCTCAACTCGGCGGTCAACCCCATCATCTACTCCTTCCGCAGCCGGGAGGTGTGCCGGGCCGTGGTGGGCTTCCTGTGCGGCGCGTGTCTCCGGCTAGGGCTTCGAGGGCCTGGGGACTGCCTGGCTCAGGCCGTCGAGGCTCACTCTGCAGCCTCCAACACCGACAGCTCACTGAGGCCGAGGGACAGTTTTCGGGGTTCTCGATCGCACAGCTTCCGGATGCGGGAGCCCCTGACCAGTGTCTCTAGCGTGCGGAGTGTCTGA